A genome region from Mastacembelus armatus chromosome 8, fMasArm1.2, whole genome shotgun sequence includes the following:
- the timm29 gene encoding mitochondrial import inner membrane translocase subunit Tim29, with amino-acid sequence MASWRVAKRMFCAAAEKAAAPVRRGRWEKLKNSKAGVWCRSLVSDYREASKEIFVGAWERPVKASVYMAVLGGAWACFYTKPDCLSFETALLERSNQLGLLSPWIRNATSDSHVQGLVKLQNEGRLRHTSLGLLSLIYRADYDPDTTLYEARCSNLSVPWRELPQRVVDVGFAGRWWILNSKMQDYDVNEEEFKHLPPHMKVTSPPNVQGVERNERLHREYWLALTVDDSKIEVHVMDRKEGSVSEDSLIKPQTEKQAQT; translated from the exons ATGGCTTCGTGGAGAGTGGCTAAGAGGATGTTCTGCGCTGCggcagaaaaagcagcagctccGGTCAGAAGAGGCCGCTGGGAAAAGctaaaaaacagcaaagcag GTGTGTGGTGTCGCAGCCTGGTCTCTGATTATAGAGAGGCATCTAAGGAGATATTTGTTGGTGCCTGGGAACGACCAGTGAAAGCATCAGTATACATGGCTGTGCTGGGCGGGGCCTGGGCCTGTTTCTACACAAAGCCTGACTGCTTGTCCTTTGAGACAGCCCTCCTGGAACGCTCCAACCAACTCGGCCTGCTGTCGCCGTGGATCCGCAATGCAACCTCCGACAGCCATGTGCAAGGTCTAGTGAAACTTCAAAATGAGGGCCGACTCCGCCACACCAGCCTGGGTCTTCTGTCTCTGATTTACCGTGCCGACTACGACCCTGACACCACACTGTATGAAGCCCGTTGCTCCAACCTGTCCGTACCCTGGAGGGAGCTCCCTCAGCGTGTGGTAGATGTGGGCTTTGCTGGCCGCTGGTGGATCCTGAACTCAAAGATGCAGGACTATGATGTGAATGAGGAAGAGTTCAAGCACCTGCCACCTCATATGAAGGTGACATCACCACCCAACGTTCAGGGGGTGGAAAGGAATGAGAGGCTTCACAGAGAGTACTGGTTAGCCTTGACAGTGGACGACAGTAAGATAGAAGTGCATGTAATGGACAGAAAGGAGGGGAGTGTCAGTGAAGACAGCCTTATAAAACCACAGACGGAGAAACAGGCTCAAACATAA